A single genomic interval of Acidimicrobiales bacterium harbors:
- a CDS encoding UvrD-helicase domain-containing protein has translation MSEQRLFAPEPPPAFADGAPIAEEPLDDADLDDASYGEFEGDDEGDHEGLAPSPLGTLPPPHVPKLGGLDLDAPLLEAFDFDEEDEDPHWEDELLADLNPRQREAVITEHGPLVVVAGAGSGKTRVLTRRIAWLVHRGVPPGQILAITFTNKAADEMRRRVVELVGDRARQMWVSTFHSACVRILRREAEHTRYRSGFSIYDDNDSRRLVEHCLEARGVDTKRFPPRAVLGAISQAKAEMLDAADYSARAYTIYEQRIAEVFAEYERRLVAANAMDFDDLLSETVRLFRRDHEVLARYQERFVQVLVDEYQDTNRAQNEIVAALAARHRNVCVVGDSDQSIYRFRGAEIRNLLDFEHDFPDAKTVVLDQNYRSTQTILDAANAVIGNNLVREEKRLWSALGPGEPIVRYRAGDERDEATFVANEIASLRREEGIPAEEVAVFYRTNAQSRAIEQALADRGLPYKVIGGTRFFDRREIRDAIGYLRLVENPSDEVSLRRVINVPRRGIGQTTVARVAAHAAAIGASFAEVLAQAPAAGVGPKIARAIEEFRVLLGSLVGLATMSPAEVLRLALERSGYLAELEAQTNLPGAGGIEAEGRLENLAELVTMAQGHEDLESFLAATALVAATDDLEEGDGRVSLMTLHAAKGLEFRAVFLTGMEEGIFPHDRALAEPDDLEEERRLCYVGITRARERLYLTHTWVRTLFGQTRDSLQSRFVKEIPAELVRDLSDPYALRSNLRSGADRPAFAESALRPRHGPVPSTGAEGLGLAPGDAVVHARWGEGKVVAVRGEGERAEATIAFPRQGKKQFLLALTPLKRA, from the coding sequence GTGAGCGAACAGCGCCTGTTCGCCCCCGAGCCGCCGCCGGCCTTCGCCGACGGCGCGCCGATCGCCGAAGAGCCCCTCGACGACGCCGACCTCGACGACGCCTCCTACGGGGAGTTCGAGGGCGACGACGAGGGCGACCACGAGGGGCTGGCCCCGAGTCCGCTCGGCACGCTCCCGCCGCCGCACGTCCCAAAGCTCGGTGGCCTCGACCTCGACGCCCCCCTCCTCGAGGCCTTCGACTTCGACGAGGAGGACGAGGACCCGCACTGGGAGGACGAGCTCCTCGCCGACCTGAACCCCCGCCAGCGGGAGGCGGTGATCACCGAGCACGGCCCGCTCGTGGTCGTCGCCGGCGCCGGCTCGGGCAAGACCCGCGTCCTTACCCGCCGCATCGCCTGGCTCGTCCACCGCGGCGTCCCACCGGGCCAGATCCTCGCGATCACCTTCACCAACAAGGCGGCCGACGAGATGCGCCGCCGCGTCGTCGAGCTCGTCGGCGACCGCGCCCGCCAGATGTGGGTCTCCACCTTCCACTCCGCCTGCGTGCGGATCCTCCGCCGCGAGGCCGAACACACCCGCTACCGGAGCGGCTTCTCGATCTACGACGACAACGACAGCCGGCGCCTGGTCGAGCACTGCCTGGAGGCGCGCGGCGTCGACACCAAGCGCTTCCCGCCGCGCGCCGTCCTCGGGGCGATCAGCCAGGCCAAGGCGGAGATGCTCGACGCCGCCGACTACTCGGCGCGCGCCTACACGATCTACGAGCAGCGCATCGCCGAGGTCTTCGCCGAGTACGAGCGCCGCCTCGTGGCGGCGAACGCGATGGACTTCGACGACCTGCTCTCCGAGACGGTGCGCCTCTTCCGCCGCGACCACGAGGTCCTCGCCCGCTACCAGGAGCGCTTCGTGCAGGTCCTCGTCGACGAGTACCAGGACACCAACCGCGCGCAGAACGAGATCGTCGCCGCGCTCGCCGCCCGCCACCGCAACGTCTGCGTCGTCGGCGACTCCGACCAGAGCATCTACCGCTTCCGCGGCGCGGAGATCCGCAACCTCTTGGACTTCGAGCACGACTTCCCCGACGCGAAGACCGTCGTCCTCGACCAGAACTACCGCTCCACCCAGACGATCCTCGACGCCGCCAACGCGGTGATCGGCAACAACCTCGTGCGCGAGGAGAAGCGCCTCTGGTCCGCCCTCGGCCCCGGCGAGCCCATCGTCCGCTACCGCGCTGGCGACGAGCGCGACGAGGCGACCTTCGTCGCCAACGAGATCGCCTCGCTCCGCCGCGAAGAGGGCATCCCCGCCGAGGAGGTCGCCGTCTTCTACCGCACCAATGCCCAGAGCCGGGCGATCGAGCAGGCGCTCGCGGATCGCGGCCTGCCCTACAAGGTGATCGGCGGGACGCGCTTTTTCGACCGCCGCGAGATCCGTGACGCGATCGGCTACCTGCGCCTCGTGGAGAACCCCTCCGACGAGGTCTCGCTCAGGCGGGTGATCAACGTCCCCCGCCGCGGCATCGGCCAGACGACCGTCGCGCGCGTCGCCGCGCACGCCGCGGCGATCGGCGCGAGCTTCGCCGAGGTGCTCGCGCAGGCGCCCGCTGCGGGGGTCGGCCCGAAGATCGCACGCGCGATCGAGGAGTTCCGCGTCCTGCTCGGCAGCCTCGTCGGGCTGGCGACGATGAGCCCCGCGGAGGTCCTGCGCCTCGCCCTCGAGCGTTCCGGCTACCTCGCCGAGCTCGAGGCGCAGACGAACCTGCCGGGCGCCGGCGGGATCGAGGCCGAGGGGCGCCTCGAGAACCTCGCCGAGCTCGTCACGATGGCGCAGGGCCACGAGGACCTCGAGTCCTTCCTCGCCGCGACGGCCCTCGTCGCCGCGACCGACGACCTCGAGGAGGGCGACGGGCGGGTCTCGCTGATGACGCTGCACGCCGCGAAGGGCCTCGAGTTCCGCGCCGTGTTCCTCACCGGGATGGAGGAGGGGATCTTCCCCCACGACCGGGCGCTCGCCGAGCCGGACGACCTCGAGGAGGAGCGGCGGCTGTGCTACGTCGGCATCACCCGCGCCCGCGAGCGCCTCTACCTCACCCACACCTGGGTACGGACGCTCTTCGGCCAGACCCGCGACAGCCTGCAGAGCCGCTTCGTGAAGGAGATCCCCGCCGAGCTCGTCCGGGACCTCTCCGACCCCTACGCGCTGCGCAGCAACCTCCGCTCGGGCGCCGACCGCCCCGCCTTCGCGGAGTCGGCGCTGCGCCCGCGCCACGGCCCGGTCCCCTCGACCGGCGCCGAGGGGCTCGGCCTCGCCCCCGGCGACGCCGTCGTGCACGCCCGCTGGGGGGAGGGCAAGGTCGTCGCGGTGCGCGGTGAGGGCGAGCGCGCCGAGGCGACGATCGCCTTCCCCCGCCAGGGGAAGAAGCAGTTCCTCCTCGCCCTCACCCCCTTGAAGCGCGCCTGA
- the purN gene encoding phosphoribosylglycinamide formyltransferase, with protein sequence MRIGVLASGSGTILSALLGAELPIAVVVVDRHCPAEKVAADAGVTCEVVLRSDFSKSFDREGYTAAVVGVLEAHAVELVVMAGYGTVLSAAVHRRFPARVMNTHPALLPAFKGWHAVSEALAMGVKVTGCTVHLATEAVDEGLILAQEAVPVLAGDTEESLHERIKQVERRLYPEAVRAVLARLDNGEELS encoded by the coding sequence ATGCGGATCGGAGTGCTCGCCTCGGGGAGCGGCACGATCCTCAGCGCCCTGCTCGGCGCCGAGCTGCCGATCGCGGTGGTCGTGGTCGACCGCCACTGCCCTGCGGAGAAGGTGGCGGCGGACGCCGGCGTCACGTGCGAGGTCGTGCTGCGCAGCGACTTCAGCAAGTCCTTCGACCGGGAGGGCTACACCGCCGCGGTCGTCGGGGTGCTCGAGGCCCACGCCGTCGAGCTCGTGGTGATGGCGGGCTACGGGACGGTGCTCTCGGCGGCGGTGCACCGCCGCTTCCCGGCGCGGGTGATGAACACCCACCCCGCGCTGCTCCCGGCCTTCAAGGGCTGGCATGCCGTCAGCGAGGCGCTCGCGATGGGGGTGAAGGTCACCGGCTGCACGGTGCACCTCGCGACCGAGGCGGTCGACGAGGGGCTGATCCTCGCCCAGGAGGCGGTGCCCGTGCTCGCGGGTGACACCGAGGAGTCGCTGCACGAACGGATCAAGCAGGTGGAGCGGCGCCTCTATCCCGAGGCGGTGCGGGCGGTGCTGGCGAGACTCGACAACGGAGAGGAGCTGTCTTGA
- a CDS encoding GuaB3 family IMP dehydrogenase-related protein — translation MAEFEIGAGKNARRAYGLDELSVVPSRRTRDPEDVDISFELDAYRFALPVVAAPLDGVVSPQVAIAIGELGALGALNLEGLWTRYEDPEPVLAEIASLDPEKATPRLQELYARPIDPDLLKQRIREISASGAVTCGALTPQLVADLGPVILDAELDVLLIHGTVVSAEHVAKRVEPLNLKQFIRELDIPVVVGGCASYQAALHLMRTGAVAILVGLSPGGASTTRDVLGIDVATATAIADVVGARSRHLEESGVYVQVIADVGPGTAADVVKATACGADAVMLGGALAAATGAPGRGRYWGIGAAHATLPRGTTLAAEEVGDLETILLGPAHEGAGRTNLCGALRRAMAMCGYASIREFHKAELLVGPPSGGGGAPAASLA, via the coding sequence GTGGCGGAGTTCGAGATCGGGGCGGGCAAGAACGCCCGCCGCGCCTACGGCCTCGACGAGCTCTCGGTCGTCCCGAGCCGTCGCACCCGCGACCCCGAGGACGTCGACATCAGCTTCGAGCTCGACGCCTACCGCTTCGCCCTGCCGGTCGTCGCCGCGCCGCTCGACGGCGTCGTCTCGCCCCAGGTCGCGATCGCGATCGGCGAGCTCGGCGCGCTCGGCGCCCTCAACCTCGAGGGGCTGTGGACCCGCTACGAGGACCCCGAGCCGGTGCTCGCCGAGATCGCCTCCCTCGACCCCGAGAAGGCGACGCCGCGCCTGCAGGAGCTCTACGCGCGGCCGATCGACCCGGACCTGTTGAAGCAGCGGATCCGCGAGATCTCGGCCTCCGGGGCGGTCACCTGCGGCGCCCTCACCCCGCAGCTCGTCGCCGACCTCGGGCCGGTGATCCTCGACGCGGAGCTCGACGTGCTCCTCATCCACGGCACCGTCGTCTCCGCGGAGCACGTCGCGAAGCGCGTCGAGCCGCTCAACCTGAAACAGTTCATCCGCGAGCTCGACATCCCCGTCGTCGTCGGCGGCTGCGCCTCGTACCAGGCGGCGCTGCACCTGATGCGCACCGGGGCCGTCGCAATCCTCGTCGGCCTCTCGCCAGGCGGCGCCTCGACGACGCGCGACGTGCTCGGCATCGACGTCGCGACGGCGACGGCGATCGCCGATGTCGTCGGGGCGCGCAGCCGACACCTCGAGGAGAGCGGCGTCTACGTGCAGGTCATCGCCGACGTGGGGCCGGGGACCGCCGCCGACGTGGTGAAGGCGACGGCCTGCGGCGCCGATGCCGTGATGCTCGGCGGCGCGCTCGCCGCCGCGACGGGCGCTCCCGGCCGCGGCCGTTACTGGGGGATCGGCGCGGCGCACGCGACCCTGCCGCGGGGCACCACCCTCGCGGCCGAGGAGGTGGGCGACCTCGAGACGATCCTCCTCGGCCCGGCGCACGAGGGCGCGGGGCGGACGAACCTCTGCGGCGCGCTGCGGCGGGCGATGGCGATGTGCGGCTACGCGAGCATCCGTGAGTTCCACAAGGCCGAGCTCCTCGTCGGGCCGCCGAGCGGCGGCGGGGGCGCTCCCGCGGCGTCGCTCGCCTGA
- a CDS encoding CoA pyrophosphatase has protein sequence MTEGPPDDPREGEKSPAAAPEGGRLVFPGDLDDPWTVSHRQVVTRPEDFALGERRRWQPPAPLDVATLRRALLPADRAALQALAPVSSVLVPIYDFEGELAVLLTRRSSSLSLDPGNISFPGGRVEAGENPLDAALREAEEEVGLERAAVEVLGCLDLVERVRDGQRVTSVVGLVHGGPELAPNPAEVEAALLVPLGALFAEGAAWTEHWGTARRAIRFFSHPVVLGEDLVWGLTARILWDLLERLEESAGGAATGD, from the coding sequence GTGACGGAAGGCCCGCCCGACGACCCCCGCGAGGGGGAGAAGTCGCCCGCAGCCGCCCCCGAAGGGGGGCGGCTCGTCTTTCCCGGTGACCTCGACGACCCCTGGACGGTGTCGCACCGCCAGGTCGTCACCCGTCCCGAGGACTTCGCGCTCGGCGAGCGGCGCCGCTGGCAGCCGCCGGCACCACTCGACGTCGCGACGCTGCGGCGGGCGCTCCTCCCCGCCGACCGGGCGGCGCTGCAGGCGCTCGCGCCCGTCTCCTCGGTGCTCGTCCCGATCTACGACTTCGAGGGCGAGCTCGCCGTGCTCCTCACGCGGCGCTCGAGCTCGCTCAGCCTCGACCCCGGCAACATCTCCTTCCCCGGCGGAAGGGTCGAGGCCGGGGAGAACCCCCTCGACGCGGCGCTGCGCGAGGCGGAGGAGGAGGTCGGTCTCGAGCGGGCTGCGGTCGAGGTCCTCGGCTGCCTCGACCTGGTGGAACGGGTGCGCGACGGACAGCGCGTCACCTCGGTCGTCGGCCTCGTGCACGGCGGGCCGGAGCTTGCTCCCAATCCCGCGGAGGTGGAGGCGGCGCTCCTCGTCCCGCTCGGCGCGCTCTTCGCCGAGGGCGCCGCGTGGACCGAGCACTGGGGGACGGCGCGGCGGGCGATCCGTTTCTTCTCCCACCCCGTCGTCCTCGGCGAGGACCTCGTGTGGGGGCTCACCGCCCGCATCTTGTGGGATCTGCTCGAGCGGCTGGAGGAGAGCGCCGGCGGCGCCGCCACGGGCGACTGA
- the purH gene encoding bifunctional phosphoribosylaminoimidazolecarboxamide formyltransferase/IMP cyclohydrolase has translation MRALISVYDKEGLIPLARGLAGLGVELVSSGGTSAALAAEGIAHAEVASVTGAPEMLGGRVKTLHPKIHGGILADRSKAEHLADLARQEIEPIDLVVCNLYPFGREPSIEMIDVGGPTMVRAAAKNHDHVAVVVDPADYDVVLDELSSAGAVSAATRRRLARAAFAHTAAYDAAIVSWFDANSDAEDALPPTLHLALERVGELRYGENPHQHGARYRTLGAPAGFWEGVVQHGGRELSYLNLFDGEAAWRLCHELKALGRGAAAVIVKHANPCGAAIDGDITEAYQRAFASDPISAFGGIVALSEPIDLPLAEAIVKNALADVLLAPGMSEEAIELFNAKRKNMRPLGAPLPSAEYLGLRQISGGFLVQEQDRFLARRESWKVVTERQPDEQQWSDLELAWLVCGRTSSNAIVLVKDNQVVGVGCGQQNRVDAAGLAATKADGRAEGGVAASDAFFPFRDGLDAVVDAGATVVIQPGGSLRDDDIIAAANERGIAMVMTGERHFRH, from the coding sequence TTGAGGGCCCTGATCTCGGTCTACGACAAGGAGGGACTGATCCCCCTCGCGCGCGGCCTCGCCGGGCTCGGCGTGGAGCTCGTCTCGTCGGGGGGGACCTCCGCGGCGCTCGCCGCCGAGGGCATCGCGCACGCCGAGGTTGCCTCGGTCACCGGCGCGCCGGAGATGCTCGGCGGCCGGGTGAAGACCCTGCACCCGAAGATCCACGGCGGCATCCTCGCCGACCGCTCCAAGGCCGAGCACCTCGCCGACCTCGCCCGCCAGGAGATCGAGCCGATCGACCTCGTCGTCTGCAACCTCTACCCCTTCGGGCGCGAGCCCTCGATCGAGATGATCGACGTCGGCGGCCCGACGATGGTGCGTGCCGCGGCGAAGAACCACGACCACGTCGCGGTGGTCGTCGACCCCGCCGACTACGACGTCGTCCTCGACGAGCTGTCCTCGGCGGGCGCCGTCTCGGCTGCGACGCGCCGCCGTCTGGCGCGCGCCGCCTTCGCGCACACCGCCGCCTACGACGCGGCGATCGTCTCCTGGTTCGACGCCAACTCCGACGCCGAGGACGCCCTCCCCCCGACCCTGCACCTCGCCCTCGAGCGCGTCGGCGAGCTCCGCTACGGCGAGAACCCCCACCAGCACGGCGCCCGCTACCGGACCCTCGGCGCGCCGGCCGGCTTCTGGGAAGGCGTCGTGCAGCACGGCGGGCGCGAGCTCTCCTACCTCAATCTCTTCGACGGTGAGGCGGCGTGGCGCCTCTGCCACGAGCTGAAGGCGCTCGGGCGGGGCGCGGCGGCGGTGATCGTGAAGCACGCGAACCCCTGCGGCGCGGCGATCGACGGCGACATCACCGAGGCCTACCAGCGCGCCTTCGCCTCGGACCCGATCTCGGCCTTCGGGGGCATCGTCGCCCTCTCCGAGCCGATCGACCTCCCGCTCGCGGAGGCGATCGTGAAGAACGCCCTCGCCGACGTGCTGCTCGCGCCGGGGATGAGCGAAGAGGCGATCGAGCTCTTCAACGCCAAGCGCAAGAACATGCGCCCCCTCGGCGCTCCCCTCCCGAGCGCCGAGTACCTGGGCCTCCGCCAGATCTCGGGCGGCTTCCTCGTCCAGGAACAGGACCGCTTCCTCGCCCGCCGCGAGAGCTGGAAGGTGGTCACCGAGCGCCAGCCCGACGAGCAGCAGTGGTCCGACCTCGAGCTCGCCTGGCTCGTCTGCGGGCGCACCTCCTCCAACGCCATCGTCCTCGTGAAGGACAACCAGGTGGTCGGGGTGGGCTGCGGCCAGCAGAACCGCGTCGACGCCGCCGGCCTCGCGGCGACCAAGGCGGACGGCCGCGCCGAGGGGGGCGTGGCGGCGAGCGACGCCTTCTTCCCCTTCCGGGACGGCCTCGACGCCGTCGTCGACGCCGGCGCCACCGTGGTGATCCAGCCCGGCGGGTCGCTGCGCGACGACGACATCATCGCCGCGGCCAACGAGCGTGGCATCGCGATGGTGATGACGGGGGAGCGGCATTTCCGCCACTGA
- the sucD gene encoding succinate--CoA ligase subunit alpha, with translation MSIFVDEHTKVVVQGLTGSQGRFHGLRNKAYGTQVVAGVTPGKGGESVEGIPVYDTVAEAVAATGADASFVVVPPRGAGPAILEAAEAGVRFIVCITEHIPAKDEAVVYNRLVRDFPEVRLLGPNCPGVISPGKCNIGITAGEIALPGGPVGIVSRSGTLTYQALHELSQQGVGQTTCVGIGGDPVPGTTFIDVLAAFQGDPETRAVMMIGEIGGDGEERAAQFIAESMDKPVVAYIAGVTAPAGRKMGHAGAIVSGSQGTASAKIAALEAAGVRVAENPTRAGELMVEVVRGLA, from the coding sequence ATGAGCATCTTCGTCGACGAGCACACCAAGGTCGTCGTGCAGGGCCTCACCGGGAGCCAGGGCCGCTTCCACGGCCTGCGCAACAAGGCCTACGGGACCCAGGTCGTCGCCGGGGTCACCCCCGGCAAGGGCGGGGAGTCCGTCGAGGGCATCCCGGTCTACGACACCGTCGCCGAGGCGGTCGCCGCGACCGGCGCCGACGCGAGCTTCGTCGTCGTGCCGCCCCGCGGCGCGGGGCCGGCGATCCTCGAGGCAGCCGAGGCGGGGGTGCGCTTCATCGTCTGCATCACCGAGCACATCCCCGCGAAGGACGAGGCCGTCGTCTACAACCGCCTCGTTCGCGACTTCCCCGAGGTCCGCCTCCTCGGGCCGAACTGCCCCGGGGTGATCTCGCCCGGCAAGTGCAACATCGGCATCACCGCCGGTGAGATCGCCCTCCCCGGCGGCCCGGTGGGCATCGTCTCGCGCTCGGGGACCCTCACCTACCAGGCTCTCCACGAGCTCTCCCAGCAGGGTGTCGGTCAGACGACCTGCGTCGGGATCGGCGGCGACCCGGTGCCGGGCACGACCTTCATCGACGTCCTCGCCGCCTTCCAGGGGGACCCCGAGACCCGCGCGGTGATGATGATCGGCGAGATCGGTGGCGACGGGGAGGAGCGGGCCGCGCAGTTCATCGCCGAGTCGATGGACAAGCCGGTGGTCGCCTACATCGCGGGAGTCACCGCGCCGGCGGGGCGCAAGATGGGCCACGCCGGGGCAATCGTCTCCGGCTCGCAGGGCACCGCCTCGGCGAAGATCGCGGCGCTCGAGGCCGCGGGGGTGCGCGTCGCCGAGAACCCGACGCGCGCCGGCGAGCTGATGGTCGAGGTCGTGCGGGGCCTCGCCTGA
- the sucC gene encoding ADP-forming succinate--CoA ligase subunit beta, producing MDLYEYQGKQYFARYGIPTSVGETADTVEEAVAAAERLGYPVTVKAQVQVGGRGKAGGVKLAFSKDEAETHARNILGLDIHGHVVHRLWIEPSSDIAKEYYASFTLDRSAKLHLLMVSARGGVDIEQVADESPEAIERLHVNPLDGISVEQALAVVRAAGIDEEAQQPMAKVLVQLYRCYIEGDADLVEINPLILTPEGKIHALDAKVSLDEDAAFRHPEWEEFAAFQEVDERERAAREKGLNYIGLDGTVGIIANGAGLAMSTLDVVNQVGGSAANFLDIGGGANADVMADALEVINADPKVAAILINIFGGIVRTDDVANGILTALGRVKLNSPIVMRLDGTNAELAREILAPHLSEMIIVEPTMLDAARHAVNVAGGN from the coding sequence GTGGATCTCTACGAGTACCAGGGCAAGCAGTACTTCGCCCGCTACGGCATCCCGACCTCGGTCGGCGAGACCGCCGACACCGTCGAGGAGGCGGTGGCCGCCGCCGAGCGCCTCGGCTACCCGGTGACGGTGAAGGCCCAGGTGCAGGTGGGCGGGCGGGGTAAGGCCGGGGGCGTGAAGCTCGCGTTCTCCAAGGACGAGGCCGAGACCCACGCGAGGAACATCCTCGGCCTCGACATCCACGGGCACGTCGTCCACCGCCTCTGGATCGAGCCCTCGTCGGACATCGCGAAGGAGTACTACGCGAGCTTCACCCTCGACCGCAGCGCCAAGCTGCACCTGCTGATGGTCTCGGCGCGCGGCGGCGTCGACATCGAGCAGGTCGCCGACGAGTCGCCGGAGGCGATCGAGCGCCTGCACGTGAACCCCCTCGACGGCATCTCCGTCGAGCAGGCGCTCGCCGTCGTGCGGGCGGCGGGGATCGACGAGGAGGCCCAGCAGCCGATGGCGAAGGTGCTCGTGCAGCTCTACCGCTGCTACATCGAGGGCGACGCCGACCTCGTCGAGATCAACCCGCTGATCCTCACCCCCGAGGGCAAGATCCACGCCCTCGACGCCAAGGTCTCCCTCGACGAGGACGCCGCCTTCCGCCACCCCGAATGGGAGGAGTTCGCCGCCTTCCAGGAGGTCGACGAGCGCGAGCGCGCGGCGCGCGAGAAGGGGCTGAACTACATCGGCCTCGACGGCACCGTCGGGATCATCGCCAACGGCGCCGGCCTCGCGATGTCGACCCTCGACGTCGTGAACCAGGTCGGCGGCTCCGCGGCCAACTTCCTCGACATCGGCGGCGGCGCGAACGCGGACGTGATGGCCGACGCCCTCGAGGTGATCAACGCCGACCCGAAGGTGGCGGCGATCCTCATCAACATCTTCGGCGGCATCGTCCGCACCGACGACGTGGCGAACGGCATCCTCACCGCTCTCGGCAGGGTGAAGCTGAACTCGCCGATCGTGATGCGCCTCGACGGCACCAACGCCGAGCTGGCGCGCGAGATCCTCGCCCCGCACCTCTCCGAGATGATCATCGTCGAGCCCACGATGCTCGACGCCGCCCGCCATGCCGTCAACGTCGCTGGAGGCAACTGA
- the guaA gene encoding glutamine-hydrolyzing GMP synthase — MPSTFDTVLVVDFGAQYAQLIARRVREAHVYSEIVPHSITAAEIARREPQAIILSGGPKSVYAEWAPRIDEAIYALGIPILGICYGAQLLALQLGGEVARTGSGEYGRTTLTRTGSAALLGEFEAEGEVWMSHGDSMVRPPEGFSVTASTPNAPVAALEDPARALYGVQFHPEVVHTPRGQELLKRFLLDLAGCRPTWTHTSVIEAATAAVREQVGEGRVLCALSGGVDSSVTAALVHKAVGDQLTCVYVDTGLMRVNESEQVEETFRRQFAVDLIHVKAADRFFAALSGVEDPEQKRKIIGELFIRIFEEISRELEGIRFLAQGTLYPDVIESGTADAAVIKSHHNVGGLPEEMDLDLVEPLRLLFKDEVRAIGEELGLPEEMVWRQPFPGPGLAVRIIGEVTPERAGILREADAIVLEEVRRAGLDRELWQAFAVLPAIRSVGVMGDERTYAYPIVVRAVTSEDAMTADWARLPYELLERFASRIINEVQGVNRVAYDITSKPPGTIEWE; from the coding sequence GTGCCCTCCACCTTCGACACGGTCCTCGTGGTCGACTTCGGCGCCCAGTACGCGCAGCTGATCGCGCGGCGCGTACGCGAGGCGCACGTCTACTCCGAGATCGTCCCGCACTCGATCACCGCCGCCGAGATCGCGCGCCGCGAGCCGCAGGCGATCATCCTCTCGGGGGGGCCGAAGTCGGTCTACGCCGAGTGGGCGCCACGCATCGACGAGGCGATCTACGCGCTCGGGATCCCGATCCTCGGCATCTGCTACGGCGCGCAGCTCCTCGCCCTGCAGCTCGGCGGGGAGGTGGCGCGCACCGGCAGCGGCGAGTACGGCCGCACCACGCTCACCCGCACCGGCAGCGCCGCGCTCCTCGGCGAGTTCGAGGCCGAAGGCGAGGTGTGGATGAGCCACGGTGACTCGATGGTGCGCCCGCCGGAGGGCTTCTCGGTCACCGCCTCGACGCCGAACGCTCCCGTCGCCGCGCTCGAGGACCCGGCGCGCGCCCTCTACGGCGTGCAGTTCCACCCCGAGGTGGTGCACACCCCGCGCGGCCAGGAGCTGCTGAAGCGCTTCCTCCTCGACCTCGCCGGCTGCCGGCCCACCTGGACGCACACCTCGGTGATCGAGGCCGCGACCGCGGCGGTGCGCGAGCAGGTCGGCGAGGGGCGGGTGCTCTGCGCGCTCTCGGGCGGGGTCGACTCCTCGGTCACCGCGGCGCTCGTCCACAAGGCGGTCGGCGACCAGCTGACGTGCGTTTACGTCGACACCGGGCTGATGCGCGTCAACGAGTCCGAGCAGGTCGAGGAGACCTTCCGCCGGCAGTTCGCGGTCGACCTCATCCACGTGAAGGCGGCCGACCGCTTCTTCGCCGCGCTCTCCGGCGTCGAGGACCCCGAGCAGAAGCGCAAGATCATCGGCGAGCTGTTCATCCGCATCTTCGAGGAGATCTCCCGCGAGCTCGAGGGCATCCGCTTCCTCGCGCAGGGGACCCTCTACCCCGACGTCATCGAGTCCGGGACGGCGGACGCGGCGGTGATCAAGTCCCACCACAACGTCGGCGGCCTCCCCGAGGAGATGGACCTCGACCTCGTCGAGCCGCTCCGCCTGCTGTTCAAGGACGAGGTGCGGGCGATCGGCGAGGAGCTCGGCCTCCCCGAGGAGATGGTCTGGCGCCAGCCCTTCCCCGGCCCCGGGCTCGCGGTGCGGATCATCGGCGAGGTGACCCCCGAGCGCGCCGGGATCCTGCGCGAGGCGGACGCGATCGTCCTCGAGGAGGTGCGGCGCGCGGGCCTCGACCGCGAGCTCTGGCAGGCCTTCGCGGTGCTGCCGGCGATCCGCTCGGTGGGGGTGATGGGCGACGAGCGCACCTACGCCTACCCGATCGTCGTGCGCGCCGTGACGAGCGAGGACGCGATGACCGCCGATTGGGCGCGCCTTCCCTACGAGCTCCTCGAGCGCTTCGCCTCGCGCATCATCAACGAGGTGCAGGGTGTGAACCGGGTCGCCTACGACATCACCTCGAAGCCTCCGGGCACGATCGAGTGGGAGTGA